A single Eubalaena glacialis isolate mEubGla1 chromosome 18, mEubGla1.1.hap2.+ XY, whole genome shotgun sequence DNA region contains:
- the ANKRD11 gene encoding ankyrin repeat domain-containing protein 11 isoform X3, whose product MESRRTRTQMPPAQSTPWYCKAGSLLEAPWHEMEAPRSKKKEKQGPERKRIKKEPVTRKAGLLFGMGLSGIRAGYPLSERQQVALLMQMTAEESANSPVDTTPKHPSQSTVCQKGTPNSASKTKDKVNKRNERGETRLHRAAIRGDARRIKELISEGADVNVKDFAGWTALHEACNRGYYDVAKQLLAAGAEVNTKGLDDDTPLHDAANNGHYKVVKLLLRYGGNPQQSNRKGETPLKVASSPTMVNLLLGKGTYTSSEESSAESSEEEDDAPSFAPSSSVDGNNTDSEFEKGLKHKAKTPEPQKTATPVKDEYEFDEDDEQDRVPPLDDKHLLKKDYRKEAKSNSFISIPKMEVKSYTKNSTIAPKKASHRILSDTSDEEDVGVAVGTGEKLRLSAHTLLPGSKTREPSNSKQQKEKNKVKKKRKKEIKGKEVRFGKRSDKFCSSESESESSESGGDGGDSAGSPGCLKESPLVLKDPALFSSLSASSTSSHGSSAPQKHNPSHADPHAKHWRTDNWKTISSPAWSEVSSLTDSTRTRLSSESDGSSEGSSVESLKPVRRRQEHRKRAGLQGTLPDRKNSFHPGGDGAIPKLDKEGKVVKKHKTKHKHKSKEKGLCSVSQELKLKSFTYEYEDSKQRADKAILLDDVPAENKLKGLKHERDHCKKEEKLGKMKSEEKEWLFKDEMIKVSREEKSLKRIRDLNKDGGRAFREEKDRSNKADKEKLLKEKSPKEEKLRLYKEERKKKSKDRPSKLEKKNDFKEDKISKEKEKTFKEDKDKEKLKKVYREDSAFDDYCNKSQFLENEDTKFSLSDDQDRWFSDLSDSSFDFKGEDSWDSPVTDYRDMKSESVARLILETVKEDSKEKRRENKAREKRPDRDIFSRKKDRDGLERGSERRREHAADRPRAVPGYLCEKDKRRREAAEGGRDRKEAPEAARERRDGRAKPEEGHREELKEHGGEGVFKDRPECDFGKSLEPWERHHPARDKEKKEKLKLEKYKEKSSDKDKNEKLILEKCQKDKEFDKCFKEKKDAKEKHKDVHSKDKERKASLDQGKDKREKTFPGILSEDFSEKKDEKKGKEKSWYIADIFTDESEDEKDDYTASGFKVGEAGEGRGDGPPEREDGREPHPHDRHRKHSADRQHAEKQKDKEIREKKKEKGATDGGKDKKERTLEKHKEKKDRESTEKYKDRKDRASVDATQDKRGRQKLPEKAERRPPAEDRARSRHRERPDREQGRERKAGKGADAEKSLLERLEEAALQDLREDSNDKASDASSDGFPDRGHDPGLGALLEVPFPEPPEERARERERHRHASSSSKKSHDRERVRKDKPEKKEKSDDCKDAGGRKDTGPYEKEVLEADAYGLSYSIKADAEDELEKTIELFSTEKKEKNDPEREPAKKVEKELRPYGSSTLSLLKEKRRREKHRHRDRHGDGPPRHHREELKPAARDKDNPPGSFRDKPKDEGGKLGEAKLKEKVKENLEKEKGDPVKLSNGNDKLLPVRDPGKKDVRPREKLLGDGDLMMTSFERMLSQKDLEIEERHKRHKERMKQMEKLRHRSGDPKLKEKARPAEDGRKKSLDGPPKKPLGLDPAPKDRKLKEPAPAAPAAENKPHPGPAVDPRDWLAGPHMKEVLPASPRPDHGRPTGVPTPASVVSCPSYEEAMHTPRTPSCSADDYPDLMFDCADPQPVSSTSASACSPSFFDRFSVAASGVSETPGQTPTRPLCTNLYRSVSVDIRRTPEEEFGLGDKLFRQQSVPAVPSYSSPGRHPEDKAPGPPAPTEKFACLSPGYYSPDYGIPSPKADALHCPPAAAANITPSPEGAFSGLPTKSPPSHRDELLAPSMEGALPPDLGIPLDATEDQQATAAIIPPEPSFLEPLDEGPFSTVITEEPVEWAHPATVEQGLPSGLIGGTPENPASWPVGSDLLLKSPQRFPESPKHFCPAESLHPEPPYPVSPVSYPLSVPEPGLEVKDEAGEAVPAAISASEEPAAFAPPSRLESFFSNCKSVPEAPPDAPPEPACVTAMTQVEALGPLENNFLESGHNLSALGQVEPVPWPGAFPAAEDDLDLGPFSLPELPLQTKDVSDVEAEPVEESPLVPLDNSPALPSGGDVSVAAADEQLVLPPDQAAARLTTEPAPEPPEEPKPAALPEATVEAGAGPEGRAPEDPAPGSGPTPAPSEQHPPGSGDEQAEGPEPSATPHSAPDAPGDGPAQARAVDGAGPQDSAGLEGPPDGVQPEAPEPEAKPTAEAPKAPKVEEIPQRMTRTRAQMLANQHKQSSPPAEKEPAAAPAARAKGRGSEDDDPQAQHPRKRRFQRSSQQLAQQMHTSTRQTREVIQQTLAAIVDAIKLDDIEPYHSDRSNPYFEYLQIRKKIEEKRKILCYISPQAPQCYAEYVTYTGSYLLDGKPLSKLHIPVIAPPPSLAEPLKELFKQQEAVRGKLRLQHSIEREKLIVSCEQEILRVHCRAARTIANQAVPFSACTMLLDSEVYNMPLESQGDENKSVRDRFNARQFISWLQDVDDKYDRMKVCGEQLLSPAGGQTSVGPHLEPSSKTCLLMRQQHEAAALNAVQRMEWQLKVQELDPAGHKSLCVNEVPSFYVPMVDVNDDFVLLPA is encoded by the exons GTGGTGAAGCTGCTGCTCCGGTATGGAGGGAACCCCCAGCAGAGCAACAGGAAGGGCGAGACGCCGCTGAAGGTGGCCAGCTCCCCGACCATGGTGAACCTGCTGCTGGGCAAGGGCACCTACACGTCCAGCGAGGAGAGCTCGGCCG AGAGCTCTGAGGAGGAGGACGACGCCCCATCATTCGCACCTTCCAGCTCAGTCGACGGCAATAACACGGACTCCGAGTTTGAGAAGGGCCTGAAGCACAAGGCTAAGACTCCGGAGCCCCAGAAAACCGCGACGCCCGTCAAGGACGAGTACGAGTTTGACGAGGACGACGAGCAGGACAGAGTCCCTCCCCTGGACGACAAGCACTTGCTGAAAAAGGATTACAGGAAAGAAGCGAAGTCgaatagttttatttctatacCCAAAATGGAAGTGAAAAGTTACACTAAAAACAGCACGATTGCACCAAAGAAGGCGTCTCATCGCATCTTGTCGGACACGTCAGATGAGGAGGACGTCGGTGTCGCCGTGGGGACCGGGGAGAAGCTGAGACTCTCAGCTCACACGCTGCTGCCTGGCAGCAAGACACGGGAGCCTTCCAACTCCAagcagcagaaggaaaaaaataaagtgaaaaagaagcgaaagaaagaaataaagggcaAAGAAGTGCGGTTTGGGAAGAGGAGCGACAAGTTCTGCTCCTCTGAGTCCGAGAGCGAGTCTTCGGAGAGCGGCGGGGACGGCGGGGACTCGGCGGGGAGCCCCGGCTGCCTCAAGGAGTCCCCGCTGGTGCTGAAGGACCCTGCCCTGTTCAGCTCCCTGTCCGCCTCCTCCACCTCGTCCCACGGCAGCTCCGCCCCCCAGAAGCATAACCCCAGCCACGCGGATCCGCACGCCAAGCACTGGCGGACGGACAATTGGAAAACCATCTCCTCTCCAGCCTGGTCCGAGGTCAGCTCCTTAACAGACTCCACGAGGACGAGACTGAGCAGCGAGTCTGATGGCTCCTCCGAGGGCTCCAGCGTGGAGTCGCTCAAGCCGGTCAGGAGGAGGCAGGAGCACAGGAAGAGGGCCGGCCTGCAGGGCACGCTGCCCGATAGGAAGAACTCTTTCCATCCGGGCGGGGACGGCGCCATCCCCAAGCTGGACAAGGAGGGCAAAGTCGTCAAGAAGCACAAGACAAAACATAAACACAAAAGCAAGGAGAAGGGGCTGTGCTCCGTCAGCCAGGAGCTGAAGCTGAAGAGCTTCACCTACGAGTACGAGGACTCCAAGCAGAGGGCAGACAAGGCCATCCTCCTGGACGACGTGCCGGCCGAGAACAAGCTGAAAGGCCTGAAGCACGAGAGAGACCACTGTAAGAAAGAGGAGAAGCTCGGCAAAATGAAGTCGGAGGAGAAAGAGTGGCTCTTTAAGGACGAGATGATCAAGGTCTCCAGAGAGGAGAAGTCGCTCAAGAGAATCAGGGACCTGAACAAGGATGGGGGCAGGGCCTTCCGGGAGGAGAAGGACCGTTCCAACAAAGCCGACAAGGAGAAATTGCTGAAGGAAAAATCTCCAAAAGAGGAAAAGCTGAGGCTctacaaagaggaaagaaagaagaagtccAAAGACAGGCCCtcaaaattagagaaaaagaatgacTTTAAAGAggataaaatttcaaaagagaaggagaagaccttCAAAGAggacaaagataaagaaaaactcaAAAAAGTGTACAGGGAGGATTCTGCTTTTGATGACTATTGTAACAAAAGCCAGTTTCTGGAGAACGAAGACACTAAGTTTAGTCTTTCTGACGACCAGGACCGGTGGTTTTCTGACTTGTCAGACTCGTCCTTCGATTTCAAAGGGGAAGATAGCTGGGACTCTCCAGTGACAGACTACAGGGACATGAAGAGCGAGTCCGTGGCCAGGCTGATCCTGGAGACGGTGAAAGAGGACAGCAAGGAGAAGAGGCGGGAGAACAAGGCCCGGGAGAAGCGCCCTGACAGGGACATCTTCTCTCGGAAGAAGGACAGGGACGGCCTGGAGCGGGGCTCGGAGCGGAGGAGGGAGCACGCGGCCGACAGGCCCAGGGCCGTGCCCGGCTACCTCTGCGAGAAGGACAAGCGGCGGCGGGAGGCTGCGGAAGGCGGCCGCGACAGGAAGGAGGCCCCCGAGGCCGCCAGGGAGCGGAGAGACGGCCGCGCGAAGCCCGAGGAGGGGCACCGCGAGGAGCTGAAGGAGCACGGCGGCGAGGGGGTCTTCAAGGACAGGCCCGAGTGCGACTTCGGGAAGAGCCTGGAGCCCTGGGAGAGGCATCACCCGGCGCGAgacaaggagaagaaggagaagctaAAGCTAGAGAAGTACAAAGAGAAGTCCAGTGACAAGGACAAAAACGAGAAGCTGATCCTTGAGAAATGTCAGAAGGACAAGGAATTTGATAagtgttttaaagagaaaaaggatgCCAAGGAAAAGCACAAAGATGTGCAtagcaaagacaaagagagaaaagcaTCTCTCGACCAAGGTAAAGACAAACGGGAGAAGACTTTCCCCGGCATTCTCTCGGAGGActtctctgaaaaaaaagatgaaaaaaagggCAAAGAGAAAAGCTGGTACATTGCAGATATATTCACTGATGAAAGCGAAGATGAAAAAGATGACTACACGGCGAGCGGATTCAAAGTCGGGGAGGCCGGCGAGGGGCGGGGGGATGGCCCCCCCGAGAGGGAGGACGGGCGGGAGCCGCACCCCCACGACAGGCACCGGAAGCACTCGGCCGACAGGCAGCACGCGGAGaagcagaaagacaaagaaatccgggagaagaagaaggagaaaggcgCCACAGACGGAGGCAAGGACAAGAAAGAGAGAACCTTGGAAAAGCACAAAGAGAAGAAGGACAGAGAGTCCACGGAGAAGTACAAGGACCGGAAGGACCGAGCGTCGGTGGACGCCACTCAGGACAAGAGGGGCAGGCAGAAGCTGCCCGAGAAGGCGGAGAGGAGGCCCCCCGCGGAGGACAGGGCCAGGAGCAGGCACCGGGAGAGGCCCGACCGGGAGCAGGGCCGCGAGAGGAAGGCGGGCAAGGGCGCCGACGCGGAGAAGAGCCTGCTGGAGCGGCTGGAGGAGGCGGCGCTGCAGGACTTGCGCGAGGACTCCAACGACAAGGCCAGCGACGCGTCGTCGGACGGCTTCCCCGACCGCGGCCACGACCCGGGCCTCGGCGCCCTCCTGGAGGTGCCCTTCCCGGAGCCCCCGGAGGAGCGGGCGCGGGAGAGGGAGCGGCACCGGCACGCCTCGTCCTCCTCCAAGAAGAGCCACGACCGAGAGCGGGTCAGGAAGGACAAGCccgagaagaaagagaagagcgACGACTGCAAGGACGCGGGCGGCCGGAAGGACACCGGCCCGTACGAGAAGGAGGTCCTGGAGGCCGACGCTTACGGCCTCTCCTACAGCATCAAGGCCGACGCAGAGGACGAGTTAGAGAAAACCATCGAGTTGTTTTCTAccgaaaagaaggagaaaaatgatcCTGAAAGAGAACCTGCCAAGAAGGTAGAGAAGGAACTGAGGCCTTACGGCTCTAGCACCCTGAGCCTCCTGAAGGAGAAGAGGCGGCGGGAGAAGCACCGGCACCGGGACCGGCACGGGGACGGGCCCCCGCGGCACCACCGGGAGGAGCTCAAGCCCGCCGCCAGGGACAAGGACAACCCTCCCGGCTCCTTCCGAGACAAGCCCAAGGACGAGGGCGGGAAGCTCGGCGAGGCCAAGCTGAAGGAGAAGGTCAAGgagaatctggagaaagaaaagggcGACCCCGTGAAGCTCAGCAACGGGAATGACAAGCTCCTCCCGGtcagagacccagggaagaaaGACGTCCGGCCCCGGGAGAAGCTCCTGGGCGACGGGGACCTGATGATGACGAGCTTCGAGCGGATGCTCTCCCAGAAGGACCTGGAGATCGAGGAGCGCCACAAACGGCACAAGGAGAGGATGAAGCAGATGGAGAAGCTGCGCCACCGCTCTGGTGACCCCAAGCTCAAGGAGAAGGCCAGGCCCGCCGAGGACGGGCGGAAGAAAAGCCTGGACGGCCCGCCGAAGAAGCCGCTGGGGCTGGACCCTGCCCCGAAGGACAGGAAGCTCAAGGAGCCCGCTCCCGCCGCCCCTGCTGCCGAGAACAAGCCCCACCCGGGGCCCGCGGTGGACCCCCGAGACTGGCTGGCGGGCCCCCACATGAAAGAGGTCTTGCCCGCTTCCCCCAGGCCGGACCACGGCCGGCCCACCGGGGTCCCCACCCCCGCCTCGGTGGTGTCCTGCCCCAGCTACGAGGAGGCCATGCACACGCCCCGGACCCCGTCCTGCAGCGCCGACGACTACCCCGACCTCATGTTCGACTGCGCAGACCCCCAGCCCGTGTCCAGCACGTCCGCCAGCGCCTGCTCACCCTCCTTCTTCGACAGGTTCTCCGTGGCCGCGAGCGGGGTTTCAGAAACCCCGGGCCAGACACCTACGAGGCCGCTGTGCACGAACCTTTACCGCTCCGTGTCCGTGGACATCAGGAGGACCCCTGAGGAAGAGTTCGGACTTGGGGACAAGCTGTTCAGACAGCAGAGCGTCCCTGCCGTGCCCAGCTACAGTTCGCCGGGGCGGCACCCGGAGGACAAGGCCCCGGGGCCCCCAGCACCCACCGAGAAGTTCGCCTGCCTGTCTCCGGGGTATTACTCCCCGGACTATGGCATCCCCTCCCCCAAAGCGGACGCCTTGCACTGCCCGCCTGCGGCCGCAGCCAACATCACCCCCTCCCCAGAGGGCGCCTTCTCTGGCTTACCGACAAAGTCCCCCCCGTCACACAGAGACGAGCTCTTGGCCCCGTCCATGGAGGGGGCCCTTCCCCCTGACCTTGGCATTCCCCTGGATGCCACGGAGGACCAGCAGGCCACCGCGGCCATCATCCCCCCGGAGCCCAGCTTCCTGGAGCCCCTGGACGAGGGCCCCTTCAGCACCGTCATCACAGAGGAGCCGGTCGAGTGGGCGCACCCCGCCACCGTGGAGCAGGGCCTCCCCTCTGGCCTCATCGGGGGCACCCCTGAAAACCCCGCCAGCTGGCCCGTGGGGTCGGACCTCCTGCTGAAGTCCCCACAGAGATTCCCAGAGTCCCCGAAACATTTCTGCCCTGCCGAGTCTCTCCACCCGGAGCCCCCTTACCCGGTGTCCCCCGTTTCATACCCTCTGTCGGTCCCCGAGCCGGGCCTGGAAGTCAAGGACGAGGCCGGGGAAGCAGTGCCGGCCGCCATCTCTGCTTCAGAAGAGCCAGCCGCGTTCGCCCCTCCCTCCAGGCTGGAGTCCTTCTTCAGTAACTGCAAGTCCGTCCCGGAAGCACCCCCCGACGCGCCCCCCGAGCCTGCGTGTGTGACGGCCATGACTCAGGTGGAGGCCCTGGGTCCCCTGGAGAATAACTTCCTGGAAAGTGGTCACAACCTGTCTGCCCTCGGCCAGGTGGAGCCGGTGCCCTGGCCCGGTGCCTTCCCCGCCGCCGAGGATGACCTCGACCTGGGACCTTTCTCGCTGCCGGAGCTTCCTCTCCAGACGAAGGATGTTTCCGACGTCGAAGCAGAGCCTGTGGAAGAGAGTCCTCTCGTTCCTCTGGACAACAGCCCCGCGCTCCCGAGCGGCGGGGACGTCTCTGTGGCAGCTGCTGATGAACAGCTGGTGCTGCCTCCTGACCAGGCGGCCGCCCGGCTCACTACCGAGCCTGCGCCTGAGCCCCCAGAGGAGCCGAAGCCGGCCGCGCTGCCCGAGGCCACAGTGGAGGCCGGGGCCGGGCCGGAGGGGAGGGCCCCCGAGGACCCCGCCCCTGGCTCCGGGCCCACGCCCGCCCCCTCGGAGCAGCATCCACCGGGGAGTGGGGACGAGCAGGCCGAGGGCCCAGAGCCCTCGGCCACGCCCCACAGTGCTCCCGACGCCCCCGGGGACGGCCCGGCCCAGGCCCGCGCAGTGGATGGGGCCGGCCCCCAGGACAGTGCCGGGCTCGAGGGGCCTCCGGACGGCGTCCAGCCTGAAGCCCCCGAACCGGAAGCCAAACCGACAGCCGAAGCCCCAAAGGCGCCCAAGGTGGAGGAGATCCCCCAGCGCATGACCAGGACCCGGGCCCAGATGCTGGCCAACCAGCACAAGCAGAGCTCGCCGCCCGCCGAGAAGGAGCCCGCGGCCGCGCCCGCCGCCAGGGCCAAGGGCCGCGGCTCCGAGGACGATGACCCCCAGGCCCAGCACCCGCGCAAACGCCGCTTCCAGCGCTCCAGCCAGCAGCTGGCCCAGCAGATGCACACGTCCACACGTCAGACGCGGGAGGTGATCCAGCAGACCCTGGCTGCCATCGTGGACGCCATCAAGCTGGACGACATCGAGCCTTACCACAGCGACAGGTCCAACCCGTACTTTGAGTACCTGCAGATCAGGAAGAAGATCGAGGAGAAGCGCAAGATTCTCTGCTACATCAGCCCGCAGGCGCCCCAGTGCTACGCCGAGTACGTCACCTACACCGGCTCCTACCTCTTGGACGGCAAGCCGCTCAGCAAGCTGCACATCCCCGTG ATcgcgccccctccctccctggcggAGCCCCTGAAGGAGCTGTTCAAGCAGCAGGAGGCCGTGCGTGGGAAGCTGCGCCTGCAGCACAGCATCGAGCGG gAAAAGCTGATCGTCTCCTGCGAACAGGAGATCCTGCGGGTTCACTGCCGGGCGGCGAGGACCATCGCGAACCAGGCAGTGCCGTTCAGCGCCTGCACCATGCTGCTGGACTCGGAGGTGTACAACATGCCGCTCGAGAGTCAG GGCGATGAGAACAAGTCGGTGCGGGATCGGTTCAACGCCCGCCAGTTCATCTCCTGGCTGCAGGACGTGGACGACAAGTACGACCGCATGAAG GTGTGCGGGGAGCAGCTCCTGTCACCAGCTGGCGGTCAGACCTCTGTGGGACCCCACCTTGAGCCCTCCTCAAAG ACGTGTCTCCTGATGCGGCAGCAGCACGAGGCCGCGGCCCTCAACGCTGTGCAGAGGATGGAGTGGCAGCTGAAGGTGCAGGAGCTGGACCCCGCCGGGCACAAGTCCCTGTGTGTGAACGAGGTGCCCTCCTTCTACGTGCCCATGGTCGACGTCAACGACGACTTCGTGCTCCTGCCGGCCTGA